TACCCGCTACTGGATCAAATTCAGGAATCCACCCCACGTGTCGATTCTGATGAGGCTCAAAAGCGCCAATGTGTAGAGCGCGGCGCGTTTGAGCGCCGCGATATCGTTGAGACAATAGTAGCCCATCGACCGCGTAACCAGCTTGCACCCTCTCAAATCGCTCAGAGCCCGACTCAAATTTTCACGCGCGATCCCGACCATCGCCGCGAGATCACTCTGGCTAATCTTGTGGCGGATCACGATGCGTCCATGCGCCTCCTCATCGCCGACAAACTTCGCGAGCTCGAGCAGCGCGCGCGCCAGGCGGGATTTGACCGTCAGAAAACTGTCGGCAGCCACGGCGTCGCTGGTCTCCCGCAGGCGCCCCGCGAGTACCACTACCAGATACCGGTAGATTTCAGGATGCTGTTGCGCGCATTTCTCGAAGGCCGCCTTGCTGATGAAACTTAAGTCGCAGTCCTTGATCGCGAACACCGACGCCGATCGGGGTCTCCCGTCGATCACGCTGAGCTCACCGGCGACCGTGCCTGGGCCGAGGATGGCCAGGATCCGTTCCGCTCCCTGCGGCGAGCTTATGACGACTTTGAGCAGGCCCTGGTTGAGCACGTAGCAACCGTTGCCGGCGTCTCCGGCACGAAACAGCGCCTCATCGGCTTTGAGATAGCGGGAAGCTGCGTTCGCGAACAGTTGCGCTGAGACGTCTTGCGGCAAGAGGGGCAATATACCGGATACGCCAGGAATCACTTTCCTGATTACCGGCGCTTCTGCAACCGACGTCGATCCGAGCTTATGCACCACTTCGCGAGTTCATTTAATTGATTTTTAATTTAATGTACTAAATTGTGACGGTCGTCACAGCAGAGGTTCCAACGATGACCTAGCGTACATTAAAGATTACCTAACGTAGATTAAAGATTACCTAGCGTACCTTAAAGAGGACCTTGCGTACATCAAAATGGGTGAGACTCGATCCAAAAATAGCATCCAGTAAGACCGAAAAAGAATTAACCCGAACGGGCGGTTTGACGACAATTCCTCAGATTGATGGCCAGAGAGCTCTCTCGGCTTAGAGGGATCCTCTTGCCGAAAATGACCTCCGATTGGCTGTCGTCAATGGGAGGGCATCATTTTGGAATCTATCGCCAATTCAACCCTCAAAGCGAATATCCCTTCGGGGACAATCACTTTGAATGAAACGCAGGGCGGCGCTGAACCAAGCGTCGCTATTAATTCTAACATAATCGTCATTGAAAAGCGGGAGTTGCTGCGCGATTGCCTGACGCGATGTCTTGTATCTGCGTTGGGGCCTTCGGTCGTGTCTTTTCCAAGTGCAAAGCGCTGGACGGAGGTGATGGGAGATGCGCCAGGCGGTGTCGTTGTCCTCTCAATTGGCGGTAAGTCAAGAGATCCGGATTCTATTGAGCGCGAACTCGCCATTCTTCGACGTTTCGCCAACCACTTGCCTATCATCGTGCTGGCGGATGCAGAGGAGCCCAGTCAGATCGTCGACGCACTTCAGCGAGGCGTTCGTGGCTATATTCCCACAAGTGTCTCTTTGGCAATCGCCATTGAGGCGTTACGATTGGTTAGAGCTGGAGGCACCTATGCTCCCGCAGGAAGCCTGATCGGCGACAAAACTAGGCGCATGGGATTAAACAGGTCCGGAGACAAACTGTTCACTGACAGACAAGCCGATGTGCTTGAAGCTCTGCGCAAGGGGAAGGCCAACAAGACAATAGCGTACGAACTCAATCTACATGAAAGCACAGTAAAAATTCACGTACGCAACATCATGAAGAAGCTACGAGCGAAAAATCGAACTGAGGTTGCGTACATAGCACACGAAATTCAGGAAAGCGAAGAAGCCTAACTTCACTATACTCTTTAGCGGCGACGAGTTCTATCAATTACGCCAACAACGAACGGTTCGCCCGCATCACGAATATTCTTCCCGTTCAGCGTGACGATATTCAACTCGTCTCTCACATCCATTAAATTGGAAAAGGCTCTCTTCAAACCGATTGGTCGTTTGGAGCCTTGGACAGAGTCCGCAGACGCATATTCTTCGCAAGCAGAAGCCCATTTCCGCATCATCAAATTCCACACCACGTTCTTGTCCCCAGACATTCCCGCACCTATTCCTAGCTTGGACGCGTGGCAGATTACTGTCACAACAATGTAGGATTTCAAGTGCTACGAAGGTCTAATAGTCTTATCGAGAGCGACTATTATGCCGCTGGAGACATAGCACCGTGAGCAATTTCGACTTTCGCCTGCACCTTTGAATCGCCGTCTGCTTGAGTTTGATGGGATTTTGGAGCGGCCTAGCTTATTTCGTTTAGCGTCTCGTAGCCTTCAGTTAACGCTCGGCAATGTGCAGGTATTAGCAGTCAACTCCCACGTCACTTGAGCCACTTCCCGCTCACAATGTTTGAGGATTGTCGCCGACCAGATTGCTCGCGACCTTTCTGACATATGCCGCATAACTTGAGTTACCCAAGCGGCTCAGCCACGGCTCCATCTCAACATAGGTCGTAAAGCCCATTCGCAAGGCGATTTCCTCTGGACAGGAGACTTTGAGATTTTGTCGACGCTCCAAAGTGGCGACGAATTCGCCAGCCGCGAGGAGCGAGTCGAAGGTGCCAGTGTCGAGCCATGCGAAGCCACGACCCATGCGTATCACATTCAACTTGCCGAGTTCGAGATAGTGTTGATTAATACTCGTGATTTCGAGCTCACCGCGAGCCGAAGGTCTGATACCACGCGCGATCTGGACGATCTCGTTGTCATAAAAGTAAAGCCCCGTTACCGCATAATTTGACTTTGGCGTTGACGGTTTCTCTTCGATCGAGGAAGCGCGGCCTGATGCATCGAACTGCACAATACCATAGCGTTCAGGATCTGATACTTCATAGGCGAAGATACTGGCGCCATCTTCCTTTGCCAATGCTTGCTGCATCAGCTCTGGTAGACCATGGCCGTAGAAAATGTTGTCACCGAGTACCATTGCGCAACGGTCCCGTCCGATAAAGCTGGCCCCGATGATGAATGCCTGCGCTAATCCGTCCGGTTTGGGCTGCACGGCGTATGAGATTGAAAGACCCAGGTGACTGCCAGTCCCGAGCAGCGCTTGGAATAGCGGCTGATCATGCGGTGTCGTGATGACGAGAATATCGCGAATACCCGCCAACATGAGCACCGAAAGCGGGTAGTAAATCATAGGCTTGTCATAAAGCGGCAGCAATTGCTTCGACACAGCGAAGGTGAGTGGATAGAGACGCGTTCCGCTGCCACCAGCCAGTATGATGCCCTTCATACTCCTACAACCTTCATCCGGTCACTAAAGTCTGGCAATCCCACTAGCGTATCGAGGCAAATCTCGAGCGCACTCCGCCAACTCTGGAGCTCAATCCCATAGGTGCGAGAGATCTTAGTCGTGTTGAGAGTTGAATTTGGAGGGCGACGCGCACGGATTGGAAAATCCGCGGTAGCTATCGGCTCGACGCGTGCAGCCCTAGCTCCGCGCAAGCGCGCACCATCCATAATGGCGCATGCAAACCCATGCCACGTTGTATTGCCATCGTTGGTGATGTGAAACGTTCCAAACTGTTCGGGCACTTTCTTGTCTTCCAAGACTGCATTAGAAAGGTAGACGATGGCATCCGCAAGGTCGGCGGCAGATGTCGGCGCGCCTCTCTGATCGGCAACGATTCTGATCTCCTCGCGCTCGGCACCGAGCCTAAGCATGGTTTTGACGAAGTTTTGACCATGGGGGCTAAAGATCCATGCAGTTCGTAGGATGATATGGCGCGGATTGGCATTCGCCACCAACCGTTCGCCTTCGAGTTTTGTAGATCCATAGACGCTGAGCGGATTTGGCGGATCACTTTCAACGTATGATGTTGATTGATTGCCATCGAACACATAATCGGTCGACAGATGGATAATCGGCGCGCTAACACGGTGCGCTGCCGCCGCAAGGCGCTCTGCGCCCAATGCATTAATGGCGCGTGCTGCATGCTTATCATTCTCAGCCTTGTCGACGGCGGTATAGGCAGCGGCATTTATCACAAGGACTGGCTTGAGAGACTGCACTGCGCGGTTAACGGCATCGGTATCCGCGATATCAAGCTTCTCACGCCCGAAAGCTAGATATTGATGGCCGGTAGCTCGGAGGGCGCGCGCAAGTTCAAGTGCGACCTGCCCATTGCGGCCGGCAACAAGTATCAGGCCGCCGTCAACCAACCCTCTCTTCTCCGCGCGCATTCACTTTCTCGTTTTGCTTAGTAAGAAGGCCAAGGCGCTGACCCGAATAAACCTTTTCACGAAGCGGTCGCCACCAGGCTCCATTGGCAAGATACCAATCAATTGTCTTTGCAAGGCCCCTATCGAAAGTCTCTATTGCGCACCACCCGAGTTCTGTCTCAAGTTTCGTTGGGTCGACGGCATAACGCCGATCATGTCCTGGCCGATCCGCAACATATGTAATCAACTGCCGTCGTGAAACACCAGTCGGTCGACGGGCATCAAGGAGATCGCAAATGCGGTGCACGACGTCGAGATTGCATAGGGGTGCACGCCCACCAATATTATAAGTTTGGCCGGGATTGCCGCGCTCCAGCACAAGCATCAACGCTCTCACATGATCATCAACATATAGCCAGTCGCGGACCTGTTGGCCGTCGCCATAGACGGGAATCGGCTTCTCCTCAAGCGCGTTTAAAAGCACAAGCGGGATGAGCTTTTCCGGAAAGTGATATGGCCCATAGTTATTCGAGGAATTTGTGATAAGGACAGGAAGTCCGTAGGTCTCATGCCAAGCTCGAACCAAATGATCGGAGGCAGCTTTGCTCGCAGAATAGGGTGACCTGGGATCTCGTGGAGTGGTCTCGAGGAAATATGCTCCCGGCGAAAGTGTGCCATAGACTTCGTCAGTCGAGACATGGAGGAAACGGAACCGATCCCTCACTTCACCGGCGAGCCTTTCCCAATAGCATCGCGCTGCCTCCAAGAGTGTATGGGTCCCTACGATATTGGTCTTTATGAAATCCGCAGAGCCAGTGATCGAGCGATCCACGTGGCTCTCGGCGGCCAGATGGAGAATCGCGTCGGGCTTGGTCTCGTAAATCACCGCATCCATGAGGGTCCGGTCACAAATATCCCCTCTGATGAAGCGATAGTTACGATTCCCGGCGATCGAAGCCAAGGAGTTAAGGTTGGCAGCATAAGTCAGTTTGTCGACGTTGGTGACCTCGAATTTCCGATCGCCAATCAGATATCGGCACAGAGCCGAACCGATGAAGCCTGCGCCGCCGGTTACGATGACGCGCATCGGGGCCTCCTCGTTCGCAATGCCCCTCCCCGAGGATGTTTCATGGGCGCCATTAGAACGCACTATCGAGATCCCGCAATTTTGGGAGCTGCGCGTCCTTCCCAGAGCAGATGATGCGGGACCGCGGCACCGGCCAATGAATATGAAGATCAGGATCGGACCAGATGACTCCCGCTTCCGCATGGGGCGCGTAGAATGACGTTACCTTGTAGATAACTTGCGTCTTAGGCTCGAGCGTGCAGAACGCGTGAGCAAAGCCAACCGGGATATACATCTGCGAAAGATCTTCTGCCGAAAGTTCCCGAACAACGCAGTGCCCGTAACTTGGCGAGTATCGGCGCAAATCAAGAGCGTAATCCATGATACGGCCCGCTATGACCCGCACGAGCTTTGCCTGTGCATGAGGCAGCTTTTGAAAATGAAAGCCGCGAATGGTGCCGGCTTGGTCCGAGAAGGACTGATTATCCTGGACGAACTCGTCCTTTATACCAGCGGCAGCGAAAGCCCGTTTATTGTAGGCCTCAGAAAAGTAGCCTCGCGAGTCCCGGTGCTGCATCGGCCGAATGAACCTTACCTCCGGTATCTCGCAGGTCTCGATCTCTATTTGCCCAATTAGGGGCGTTGGTGATGGAGGTAAGTCACCCAATACTGCCCCTCCTTTTTTGCTTTTCTCTAATGCAAATAGAGGGCCATTTCTTTTTTCCAGCACAACCCAAATCTCCAAAGCCCGATCACTCAATGTTGTCAATCAGCTGCGGATAGATCACGGACGACTTGGCGATCTTTTAAACCACCTTCGGCCCGCTAGTTGGTGAGCTTGGTATCCCATTGTTTCAGATCAGTGTCGGTGACCAGCGAAACCGCCTTATCTTCACGCATGCACGCCGCGAAGTTATCTTGCCCCACCAAATGGCCGCGTTGGCGGTTTCAGAGACAATATATAGGAAACTCATTACCTAGAATTCGTTCAATGGTATGGGCAGTCTCAGTCGGTCCGCTCACATTTTGGCATTCCATTATCGGAACCATAACGTAATCATTTCCGCCTTCATGCAGTCGATCACCTATGTACATGCACCGATTGAGACACCAGCCAAGCTCTGTCGTCAGTCGCGTGACGTTGCCCGCTTTGTTCCATCCCTTTCTTGTGTAATCAAGATTCGTTGTGCCTCCAATGTTCACTTCCGCAAGCTCGCTCTCAAATGGAAATTCCTTTAGCAAAGCTCTCCGGATCGATGCAGCGGGATCAAACGAAATCTTCCGGGAAAGCAGCGCATTATGTCCAATCATGCTAAACGATACCTGTCCTCCGCGGAGTTCGACAATATCATTCTCGTCAAGTGCATAACCGGAAACTGTTCGTTTGTATGACGCGCCGGAGCGTATCCTCGCAATATGCGCCAGAATGAGTGTAAGCGCCTCCTCATCAAGTTCATTTCGCCACATCAGCGTGTCATTAAAATATGTCTCATTGCCACTCTGGGGCATGACGTAAACTGGATACTTGCTCAGCCACGGAATCTGGGCGAGCATTTGCCGCCGCACTGCGCCCGAAATAACACCAACATCGGCGATCTCAATTAATGAATGAAGGAGCTCCGTCATTCGTGCGGTTATTGGCGTTCGGCTCTCAGTAAGAGTTCCATCGAGGTCAAAGAACACGTGCTGACGCTCTTGCATATTACACCTTTGATCGCTCTTTGACCTTCTTGACGAGCCATGAACTCGACTGCACCTTCCCGCCGCCAACGCCAAACACGGTCTCTATGCTGAGCTTTCGACAGATCTCCCGCTCGGGCGTGTTATCCTTCTTCCGGTCGCCACCATTTACAAACAGCGCAGGCCTTAGTTTTTTCAGTTCTCGAACGACACTTCGATCCGGGTCATTTTCATGATGTGAAGTCATCACGACGCGATCAACACATGAGAGTGCAAGCAAAAGTTCCTTGCGCTCCTTTTCTGGCATAAACACGTAGCCTTTTTTTCCGCGAAGCCAATTATCGTTGTTGAGAATAACGAGCAATTTATCGCCAAGATTACGTGCACGCCTAAAAAGCCGGATGTGACCAACGTGAACTGGGTCAAACCCCCCAGAAACCGCAACCCACCGGGCTTTTTGTCCTTGCTTTGTCACACACTATCTCCACGAAAAGTGTGTTTGGTCGGAAATAACTCCGTTCTTTGAAATTTGGGCTGCGGCATTGGCCTGTTCGCGCAAGAGTCTGAACCAAGCAAGCTCTTAACAATCAATCCATTTTTACTAGTTCGGCTCACCGGCGCGCTCGATCGATTCCTCGCTGGTGCCGAACTCCCTAATGCCCTGTCGAACTGCGATAGAATCGGCCTTATCAGAGAGCCCGGCAGTGCTATTGAAGTGCAATGAGTGGGCGACTGCAGCCTGGCTTTTCGGTAAGGCGGCATCACCCGAAAGGCTTAGGCGCGACCAATACTCGAACGTGGAATAACCCCTTTGTATGATAGTGTGCTGGTCGGTGAGGTCATGTGAGCCTCCAGTTCGGACGGAAATTTGCTTGTTGTAATTTCACATGGCCTTCTTAACCGGCGGCGGCGCCCACCCACCGTCCAGCAGGTCGGGCCGCGGCGAGTAACGCGCCTGGTAAGGTTAATGCGCCTTTCGGAGCCGAGAGCCCGTCGGGGACGATCGACACGCGGATCGCTTACATGCGTGGCAAAGGACTGGACTTCGCTCGGAAATCGAGCGTTGCTTGTTGAAGCTTCGGTTCTAGATTTCGTGGGACAAGTGAACGGCCCGCCATGATTGCGGGCTCTGGGTGGTGAGGGGCCAGGTGGCTCTCGGAAGAGGAGAACCGCCCGTGACAAAGATCCCGAAAAGTTCGAAGAACGCCGTAGCATCCACCAAGGCAGGGAAGATCATCAATCTGTTGCAACGCAACACAGGTGCAACTATCGCAGAGCTGTCGAAGGCGACCGGTTGGCAGGCACATAGCGTCCGCGGCTTTTATGTCTGGCACCCTGAAGAAGAAGCGGGGACTCCAGATCAAGAGCAGCCAGAAGGAGGGGAAGCCTCGGCGCTACGTCATTGCGGGAGGTGACCAGTGAGTGCGGCGAAAGTGGTGAGCGTTGATTTCGCGCGCTTGCCGGAGATGTCGATAACTGAGTTGCAGGCGGTATGGAGGAACCATCTGGGCGGCTCGCCAGTGGAGGGACTGCCCAAGTTCCTGTTGGCACGACTTCTGGCCTACCGGCTGCAGGTCCAGCAGTTCGGTGATCTGCCGAAAAAGGCCGTCGGGCTCCTCGACCGGGTTGCCGTCGATCTGGATCAGGGGCGGCAGCCAAAGATTCCTTATCCGGATGAGCGGCGCCTCAAACCAGGGAGTGTACTGATCAGGGAATATGAGGGTGTCCAGCAACGGGTGATGGTGCTGGAGGAGGGCTATGCCTGGAACGGCAAGATATTCGCCAGCCTGTCAGCGGTGGCAAAGGCAATCACTGGCACCCACTGGAATGGTCAGAGGTTTTTCGGGCTTGACCGCAAGGATGAGAGGGCGGTCCCATGAAGCCTTCAAAAACTGTTCGCTGTGCCATCTACACTCGCGTCTCGACGGATCAGGGGCTGGAGCAAGAGTTCAACTCGCTCGATGCTCAGAGGGAAGCCTCCGAGGCCTACATCAAGAGTCAAGCCCATGAGGGCTGGACCTGCCTTAAGGACCAATATGACGACGGAGGCTTCGCTCCATGGATCGTCCCGCCCTTCACAGCCTTCTGGAGGATGTCCGGCAGAAGAAGCTCGATGTCATCGTGGTCTACAAGGTGGACCGGCTGACCCGGTCACTGGCCGATTTTGCGAAATTAGTCGAATTCGATGCGAACGATGTGTCCTTCGTCTCTGTGACCCAGAGCTTCAACACTACCAGTTCGATGGGAAGGCTCACACTCAATATCCTTCTCTCCTTTGCCCAGTTCGAGCGGGAGGTCACGGGAGAGAGGATCCGGGACAAGATTGCAGCATCCAAGAAGAAAGGGCTGTGGATGGGAGGGGTAGTTCCATACGGCTACCGGGTGGACCGCCGGAAACTCATCCCGCCGCCCCGGCCATCTTCGGAGATTGTGCCACCTCGGAGCACAAATCGGCGTGAAGAATGCCGGCGTGCTCATTGAGGACCGGCAATATCGATATTCGTCCGATCTTCCAGATTTATGAGCGCAGATTTCGTGCCCGGTCGACGCGCCCTCCCAATCAGCATAGGGACCCTACGGTCCCTATTCCCCTGCTCCTCTTCCGTCTTCACGAGCGACAGGTGGCTGTGCTTCATCTACCCGCGGACGCCTGCCGTGTCAGAAGGAAGCCCGCCATGCGGATGTCATTCAGTTTCTCCAAATGCGAAGACAGGAACCGACGATCGTGGTTGTGCGGGTCGATTGTTAGGCAAATTTTCTCGAGTGCACCTCAATCGATCGGCAGAAAAAGATCGGAGGCTAGCATTTGGGATTGGCGAGACTATCGGCTATGCGCTCGCTCTGTGAGATTAATGATGAAGTTAGTCCTGGCCGCCGCTCCAGCAGAAACGAATGCCAGAAAATGGTCCAACGGCCCAGCCCTTTAGATGGCCACCGTTCTGATGGATGGCCGGCGAAGAAAATACGGCATCTCCAGCCAATCATCGGTCTGCTGCTCGTCTTGGCCGTTGCGTGCCGTCACACCGTCGCAAGACCGATAATCGTTGACTTTCGGCCCCGTTTGATCCGACACAACGCTCCCGGGTGTGACGGCGCCAACAAACTGAATCCCCTTGATTTCATTGACTTGTGACGGTGTGACGGACCTATTGGGGCCATACCTCGCGAAGGCGTCTCTGAAGTTGTCCATCTTGTGGTCTATGCGAATAGTCTTGGGGCTGACGCCGAACGTCTCCGGCAACCCGCCCGCTGCTACCGATATTGGCCCGATTTCGGTTCGCAATTTGCGCCAACTGTTTCGGCCATAGCATCTGTCGTGAAACCTATGAGGGATGGCCGATAAAAATGCAGACCGAACGCGGCGATTATTGATCACAGTTCCGGATGGTACCAAATCCAATAGAGGGGGGTCCCCCGGGGGTGGGTGCTCAGGCGATGAAGTGTCAAGTGCGTGGCGGCATTGTCTTCAGCGCAGGCTAATCACCTTTTTGTGCTTTCGTGCCAGCTTCAACGATTTCGGCAAGATGTTCAGCCCAACGCTCAAGCGCCCGGCGCTTTTCATCGTCATACCCATGCCGGTCA
This genomic stretch from Nordella sp. HKS 07 harbors:
- a CDS encoding DUF3489 domain-containing protein; this translates as MTKIPKSSKNAVASTKAGKIINLLQRNTGATIAELSKATGWQAHSVRGFYVWHPEEEAGTPDQEQPEGGEASALRHCGR
- a CDS encoding Crp/Fnr family transcriptional regulator gives rise to the protein MVHKLGSTSVAEAPVIRKVIPGVSGILPLLPQDVSAQLFANAASRYLKADEALFRAGDAGNGCYVLNQGLLKVVISSPQGAERILAILGPGTVAGELSVIDGRPRSASVFAIKDCDLSFISKAAFEKCAQQHPEIYRYLVVVLAGRLRETSDAVAADSFLTVKSRLARALLELAKFVGDEEAHGRIVIRHKISQSDLAAMVGIARENLSRALSDLRGCKLVTRSMGYYCLNDIAALKRAALYTLALLSLIRIDTWGGFLNLIQ
- a CDS encoding DUF2924 domain-containing protein gives rise to the protein MSAAKVVSVDFARLPEMSITELQAVWRNHLGGSPVEGLPKFLLARLLAYRLQVQQFGDLPKKAVGLLDRVAVDLDQGRQPKIPYPDERRLKPGSVLIREYEGVQQRVMVLEEGYAWNGKIFASLSAVAKAITGTHWNGQRFFGLDRKDERAVP
- the rfbC gene encoding dTDP-4-dehydrorhamnose 3,5-epimerase; protein product: MLEKRNGPLFALEKSKKGGAVLGDLPPSPTPLIGQIEIETCEIPEVRFIRPMQHRDSRGYFSEAYNKRAFAAAGIKDEFVQDNQSFSDQAGTIRGFHFQKLPHAQAKLVRVIAGRIMDYALDLRRYSPSYGHCVVRELSAEDLSQMYIPVGFAHAFCTLEPKTQVIYKVTSFYAPHAEAGVIWSDPDLHIHWPVPRSRIICSGKDAQLPKLRDLDSAF
- the rfbB gene encoding dTDP-glucose 4,6-dehydratase, whose product is MRVIVTGGAGFIGSALCRYLIGDRKFEVTNVDKLTYAANLNSLASIAGNRNYRFIRGDICDRTLMDAVIYETKPDAILHLAAESHVDRSITGSADFIKTNIVGTHTLLEAARCYWERLAGEVRDRFRFLHVSTDEVYGTLSPGAYFLETTPRDPRSPYSASKAASDHLVRAWHETYGLPVLITNSSNNYGPYHFPEKLIPLVLLNALEEKPIPVYGDGQQVRDWLYVDDHVRALMLVLERGNPGQTYNIGGRAPLCNLDVVHRICDLLDARRPTGVSRRQLITYVADRPGHDRRYAVDPTKLETELGWCAIETFDRGLAKTIDWYLANGAWWRPLREKVYSGQRLGLLTKQNEKVNARGEERVG
- a CDS encoding response regulator transcription factor; this encodes MESIANSTLKANIPSGTITLNETQGGAEPSVAINSNIIVIEKRELLRDCLTRCLVSALGPSVVSFPSAKRWTEVMGDAPGGVVVLSIGGKSRDPDSIERELAILRRFANHLPIIVLADAEEPSQIVDALQRGVRGYIPTSVSLAIAIEALRLVRAGGTYAPAGSLIGDKTRRMGLNRSGDKLFTDRQADVLEALRKGKANKTIAYELNLHESTVKIHVRNIMKKLRAKNRTEVAYIAHEIQESEEA
- the rfbD gene encoding dTDP-4-dehydrorhamnose reductase, producing the protein MRAEKRGLVDGGLILVAGRNGQVALELARALRATGHQYLAFGREKLDIADTDAVNRAVQSLKPVLVINAAAYTAVDKAENDKHAARAINALGAERLAAAAHRVSAPIIHLSTDYVFDGNQSTSYVESDPPNPLSVYGSTKLEGERLVANANPRHIILRTAWIFSPHGQNFVKTMLRLGAEREEIRIVADQRGAPTSAADLADAIVYLSNAVLEDKKVPEQFGTFHITNDGNTTWHGFACAIMDGARLRGARAARVEPIATADFPIRARRPPNSTLNTTKISRTYGIELQSWRSALEICLDTLVGLPDFSDRMKVVGV
- the rfbA gene encoding glucose-1-phosphate thymidylyltransferase RfbA, which encodes MKGIILAGGSGTRLYPLTFAVSKQLLPLYDKPMIYYPLSVLMLAGIRDILVITTPHDQPLFQALLGTGSHLGLSISYAVQPKPDGLAQAFIIGASFIGRDRCAMVLGDNIFYGHGLPELMQQALAKEDGASIFAYEVSDPERYGIVQFDASGRASSIEEKPSTPKSNYAVTGLYFYDNEIVQIARGIRPSARGELEITSINQHYLELGKLNVIRMGRGFAWLDTGTFDSLLAAGEFVATLERRQNLKVSCPEEIALRMGFTTYVEMEPWLSRLGNSSYAAYVRKVASNLVGDNPQTL
- a CDS encoding adenylyltransferase/cytidyltransferase family protein, translated to MTKQGQKARWVAVSGGFDPVHVGHIRLFRRARNLGDKLLVILNNDNWLRGKKGYVFMPEKERKELLLALSCVDRVVMTSHHENDPDRSVVRELKKLRPALFVNGGDRKKDNTPEREICRKLSIETVFGVGGGKVQSSSWLVKKVKERSKV
- a CDS encoding HAD-IIB family hydrolase; its protein translation is MQERQHVFFDLDGTLTESRTPITARMTELLHSLIEIADVGVISGAVRRQMLAQIPWLSKYPVYVMPQSGNETYFNDTLMWRNELDEEALTLILAHIARIRSGASYKRTVSGYALDENDIVELRGGQVSFSMIGHNALLSRKISFDPAASIRRALLKEFPFESELAEVNIGGTTNLDYTRKGWNKAGNVTRLTTELGWCLNRCMYIGDRLHEGGNDYVMVPIMECQNVSGPTETAHTIERILGNEFPIYCL